From the genome of Streptomyces sp. NBC_01317, one region includes:
- a CDS encoding APC family permease: MRSNSGRGLQPNVLGTFDTIVMAVAGSAPAYSLAATTAVLVASVGLAAPAALLYCAIPMLGIVLAYGRLGRLDANAGAAYSWVGRTLHPALGFLSGWALVVSATIFMVAGSLPAGAMTLALFDTDLANNTGLALLVGGGWFLIMLLVVLGGARLTVRAQLLLSGVELALLLMFVLAALAHHGAAVAFDWSWLGFSHFDGPSGFASGALVAAFYYWGWDVTSNLSEETRNSRRTAGLAALVGIGIVFLLFEAFTIAVNVILTEDQIMAGSANVLGILGEAIWPGVGGKLLIVAVMLSTVATLETTLIQVTRSLFAMGRDRTMPSALGRVHRTWNTPWVAITAVGIVAFALLAAASALGSVTEILSDAVTAISLQIAVYYGLAGIAAVVAYRKVMFRSLGDFFFGVLWPLLGALFMFWIFFESLSELTTTAITIGIGGLAVGLAPMIWYWRKGSPYYRPAKLDAARVPDDHHHEPYADSAAGRPDRSDRSGESLSTDF; this comes from the coding sequence ATGCGCAGCAACTCCGGCAGAGGGCTCCAGCCCAATGTCCTCGGTACGTTCGACACCATCGTCATGGCGGTCGCGGGCAGCGCGCCCGCCTACTCCCTCGCCGCCACCACCGCCGTCCTCGTCGCCTCCGTCGGACTCGCCGCGCCCGCCGCGCTCCTCTACTGCGCGATACCCATGCTCGGCATCGTGCTCGCGTACGGCCGCCTCGGCCGGCTCGACGCGAACGCCGGAGCCGCGTACTCCTGGGTCGGCCGCACCCTCCACCCCGCGCTCGGCTTCCTCTCCGGCTGGGCGCTCGTCGTCTCCGCCACGATCTTCATGGTCGCCGGATCGCTGCCCGCCGGCGCGATGACCCTGGCGCTCTTCGACACCGACCTCGCCAACAACACCGGGCTCGCGCTGCTGGTCGGCGGCGGCTGGTTCCTGATCATGCTGCTGGTGGTACTGGGCGGCGCCCGGCTCACCGTACGGGCGCAGCTCCTGCTGTCCGGCGTGGAGCTGGCCCTGCTCCTGATGTTCGTGCTGGCCGCCCTCGCCCACCACGGCGCCGCCGTCGCCTTCGACTGGTCCTGGCTGGGGTTCAGCCACTTCGACGGGCCGTCCGGCTTCGCCTCGGGCGCCCTCGTCGCCGCCTTCTACTACTGGGGCTGGGACGTCACCAGCAACCTCAGCGAGGAGACCCGCAACAGCCGCAGGACCGCCGGGCTCGCCGCCCTCGTCGGCATCGGCATCGTCTTCCTCCTCTTCGAGGCGTTCACGATCGCCGTCAACGTCATCCTCACCGAGGACCAGATCATGGCGGGCAGCGCCAACGTCCTCGGCATCCTCGGCGAGGCCATCTGGCCCGGCGTCGGCGGCAAGCTGCTGATCGTGGCCGTGATGCTGTCCACCGTCGCAACGCTGGAGACCACCCTCATCCAGGTCACCCGGTCGCTGTTCGCGATGGGCCGGGACCGTACGATGCCGTCCGCGCTCGGCCGGGTCCACCGCACGTGGAACACCCCCTGGGTCGCCATCACCGCCGTCGGGATCGTGGCGTTCGCCCTGCTCGCGGCGGCGAGCGCGCTCGGCTCGGTCACCGAGATCCTCTCCGACGCCGTCACCGCCATCTCCCTCCAGATCGCCGTCTACTACGGCCTGGCCGGCATCGCGGCCGTCGTCGCGTACCGCAAGGTGATGTTCCGCTCCCTCGGCGACTTCTTCTTCGGGGTGCTCTGGCCGCTGCTCGGCGCGCTCTTCATGTTCTGGATCTTCTTCGAGTCGCTGAGCGAGCTGACCACGACCGCGATCACCATCGGGATCGGCGGTCTGGCCGTCGGCCTGGCACCCATGATCTGGTACTGGCGCAAGGGCAGTCCGTACTACCGCCCCGCGAAACTGGACGCCGCGCGGGTGCCCGACGACCACCATCACGAGCCGTACGCCGACTCCGCCGCCGGCCGCCCCGACCGGTCCGACCGGTC